The Chionomys nivalis chromosome 4, mChiNiv1.1, whole genome shotgun sequence genome contains the following window.
gtagcccaggttgccctcctggtcctcctgcctccacctccagaggaCCACGATCACAGGCACCTCGCTTGGTTTGAGGTGCTGaggattcaaacccagggcttcccacAGACTAAGGAAGGCTCCACCTAAGCTATACCCCAAACCTCTTCCAGTCATTAACACTGGAAAAAAAGGCTTCTCCTCTCTTTACACTAGAAACTCTTTAAACAAGTCTGTCAATATAGAGGACTCCTAAGTCTCTAAACAACAACCCCGCTCTCGCCATAACTTCTGTCCTACGTATCTAACTGCCTGCTGGGCATCTCCACCTGACCCACCAGACACTTCTAATTTAATACACAGAAGACCACAcatcctcccctcccaccctcaaATGCAGCCCTTACTCTTAGTCGCTCCTTTTAGGAACAGGTCCACCATCTACCTAAGCTGCTTCAGCCAGAAATGTCAACCCCTTtctctggcttctctttcctCACTCCTCATCCAAGAACCAAGCATCACGGCTGCTGATCTTGGCAAATGTTTTATCCGTTCCCAGTACCCAACGGCCATTTTCCTCACTTGTTTTTCAGTTCCTGAGATGATACCCGACCCCTTTCTTCCCACCGCTTTCCTTGCCACTTTTTAAGCGGCACAATTCGATTTTTCTCACCCTTCCGTTAACGCTTTCTCAAAGGAACTGCGTTCCTTATTAGACGAAATCAAACATCTTGAGCAGGCCCACAAGCCCTTTATGGTCCAGCCTTGGTCTTACCTCACCTTCGCCAATCTCAAGCTTTCCACTTCAACATTAACAAATAATCTATAATTTTTTGAAcatacatcttttttcttttctttctttctttctttcttttttttttttttaagggacaggatctcatatagcccaggctggcttcctgatttcctgatccccctgcctccatcttccccaGGGCTGGAATAACAGGTGTGCCCTAAAACATTCCTGTGTATGCACTGCTGGGGGCTCCAAGTCAGAACTTCCTGCACGCTAGGCAAAGGCTCTAACTGTGTTACATCCCAGCATCCCTGTGCCTTCAATTCCTTAgcatcctcctatctctgcttgCGTTCAGGAATGCTctcttctcattcaaacctctgTCAGTCTCACTGAAAAGGCTGTATACAGGATAAAACTCTCTGACTCCCCGCTTTCTTCCAACACGCTGAGCTCTCCCCGGCCCCCATATTCTGCATGCACACTCCCATCACACAAGCCACCAGGCAGTTTATTTTTAGGGTGTTTTTTACACCTCTGTCAACTCACTAGACTGAGCGACTCAAGGGCTTTTCATCTCTATGTTCCCAGTGGGCAGGCCAATGACAAAGGTTTAACGGCATCTGTGTGGAAAGCTTCTGACATTTCTCCCATGCCTCACCGCTCCGAATAAATAAGAACCCGTACAAATGAGACTGGGACGAGGAAGACACACGCCCACTCAGCACCCTCGAGTCTATTCAACTATTTCGTACAAATTCTCCATTAAAACATGCTACAGGAGGCAGTAGAACATCCTTCACAGGGCCCTTACCTGCACAGCTCTTTAACAGTGCTCACATCAATTATCCTATAATGAAGATGTTTCATGAACTGGGGCATGTATTTGTCAAGAAACTTCTTATCTGCATGAACTGAATTCCCTAGAAAGACACGAAGCATACCGCATCTGCGCGTTTCTAACAGTGTACAGCATGACATAAACATTCATCGATCACATTTAAGAgggaacttaattttttttcttcaaacagttCCTAAAAACCGATGTCGCCATCAAATCTGAGTACTTCCGATTAGGTTACAAATATGGATTCCCCAGCAGGTCATCAGTCTAGCTCACAAACTCAGAAGCGGCCTCTCCTGGGCAGAATGACCGTCTAGCATTCCATGAACTTAAAGCGTTTAAATCTGTCACTTTTCAAGTTTATACCGGATGTGCAAACTTGTTCCCAGTGTCACGAAATCCACACTACTAACACTAAAAATTTAACTGAATTATATAGTAGATAagcctttattttacattccaatatTTTTGACAAATCATATCCATATTCATGTTTTCATACAGTGATTTATATTATAAACACTGGATTTTAAACGAGAACTTTAAAATAGACATCAGCCGCATCGGCTAAGGGGAAAAACTGATACAATATATGATCTCACATATAATGCCCaaacttttctttgtatttcaagTGTTAAGTTACAGTCTCAGTCTACATACACAAGTGCAAACATGCCCTCCCAGAACATTCCCTTTCCTCTGACAACCAACCCTTTAAAAAGCCTCGCGTAACAGACCTGGTCTCTTTAAGATCAATGTCACAGGGGTGAGGCAGGGGTTCGGGGAGATAGGTCAATGACTTTAGATTAACCAACTAGAGACAAAATagccaaataaaatatatatgagcaGTGACTAAATTTCGGTTCAAAAACAGACACTTTAGGGTGCTTCAAATGTAGGCTGGGTACCACGGATATCCTTAAATGGTGCTAATAATTTCCAATGCAACAAAAATACCGTGTTACATGAGAAAATGTCCTTACTCTTAGGAGCTGCTTGAGGGGGACTCTGGGAAGGAAGTATCACAAAGCAGCCTGCGGTTTattttcaaatgtccaaaagcagcaaaataaataaataaataaataaataaataaataaataaataaataaatgaaaaccaacGTGACAAAGGTTAACGATGACAAGATCCAACTTTTCTGTGCATTTGGAAGTTTTTTCCAGAATAAAAATATGGGGGGAGTTTTGGCTGAGTTCGTCTGTGTTTCCCACAGCTCAGATCAAGCTCCAGGCCATTTCACCAACACACAAAAGTGAGATGTGTACTCCAAACCAGGGTGGGTGGAAGGCAAGGATGGCCTCAGCTGGGCTCTCCGGAACTCTGGAGCTCCCTGGCCTCTTGAACCACTATTATAGAGGACTATCTACAAGACAGACATAGGACTGGATTTTACCTGCAAGTGGACAGAGCCCCGGGGGAGTCTGCTGTCGTACAAAGGACAGAAACTCATATTCTGCCTGCTGCAATGTAATTGTACTCTCCTTCACTGCCTTGGTAAGACCAGACTGCAAGAGAGAATCCCCAGCCCCACCAGAAACACATAAAGTCAGTTTTCAAAAGCATCCGGAAATGAAACTTCACTTCTTAAAATGGGCAGATATAACCACAGCTGGACCGGTTTGGGGAGGAGGGGGCTCAAGATTGAACTGAAACTGCCATATTCACACAGTGCTGTTTCTTAAAGACTCCAAACCAAATTAAGGTGTGTTCCTGATTGCCAATATCACTCCCACACAGTCAGAAAAGATGGCGCTCAGAGTCCAAGGCTGGAATCTCTGACAGCTAAGAGAGCAGCAAAGATGGCGCTCAGAGTCCAAGGCTGGATTCTCTGACAGCTAAGAGAGCGGCAGTCCCCTTCTCTGTGGGTCGAGGTCTAACCTTATCCATAAGACTGACTTGAGTAACACTTGAAATTCCGCAATGCGTTCGCGACAGACTGAatgtagaagagagaaaaagaggacatTCAGGAGAAGGTGATCTCGAGAGGTCCCAAAGATGAAAAGTGAACGAGCAAGCAGCTGCCCTGGCTTGCCAGGCCATCTTCCTCTAACCCTTTCATAACACCATCCACCAAGGGCACAGGATTCAGATGTGGGAGCAACAAGCTTGTGACCGATCCCCAAAGCAGCACTCTTGTTATTTGGTAATGTTACCTTCCCATGATGCTCCTTGCACCAATCTGACATGCTGTCCAGCAACTCATCTGGCTGTTTGATAATCAGGTTGGGACCCTGTGGGTGGGAAAAGCCATTAGTCATCAGGAAATTCAacagaggctgggcatggtgatgcacacctttaatcactacaatggggaggctgagacagaaacgGATCTCCTTGACTTTGAGGCCGCTGGGTCTACAGGACAGGTTCTAAGCCTGCCAGAGCTACATAAGAATCAATGGAAATAACCCTACtttcaaattgtatttatttatgggtgTATTAGGGAGAGGGGTGTATATGCACAAGCATATGGGGTCAGAGGGCAATCTTGGGTGTGGTTCCTCAGGAGCCGTCCACCGAGGGACCTGCGGCTTGCCAATTATTTCCACcttcctggaactgggattacagatgtgcaccaccaggcTGGCTTCTTACACAGGGGTGAGGATCTAACTCGGGGTACTCTGCTtttacagcaagcactttcccgACTAAGCTGTTACCCCAACaacatcctttcttttttaaatacatattgatAACTGCAtacaaaatatgaagaaaatacagacacTTTGGAGAGGCTAGAACTGCGGAAGAGAATGAAATAGACAACAGATTGCTATATATGTACTGGGAATCAAGTTATATTCTGTAGTTCTAGTTTGATATTTAAAAAGCTAATGTTTTTAAAGACATAACtaatatctgaagaaaaaaatggtcCTCAACTTCTTAGTTCCatttacaaatttatttaaattaaaaaagtctttaaagatctCGTTCTagttatgtacatgtgtgtatcagtacatgtgtgctggtgtccttggaggccagggAGCACAgcacccctggagctggagttataagctgtgagctgcccaaaagggatgctgggactgaactcaggtcctctgtaagagtagtacattgctttaactgctgagctatctctctggcccTTAAATTTTatctgcacaccacacacacacacacacatacacacacatacacacacacacacacacacacacacacgtaacagAATCAtcgtggaggtcaaagaacaacttgtgggagacagttctttccttctaccggTTGAGTTCtgaaatcaaattcaggtcatcagtcttggtcacaagcgcctttacccactgagccagcttgcCAGCCCTCTAGTGCACTCCAGAGTCTAACGGGGAGCCTGACCAGTAGAACTAAGCTACTCACTCCTCAAAAGACAAAGGTCATAAGAAAGTCTAGCTTTCCTCATCAGGTCGTAACAGAATGCAAGAAATTACAGGCAACTTATGTGAACTCTGCAGAAGACTATCTGCTACTTAATGCAAGGAATTATGACCAGTAAGGTAGCAAAAATGGATTTCAATTGCTTTGAGGAATTCAAGTTTAATCAACACAGCTtgtctccttttttaaaatttttattgagtttttatttatttctatgcaaGAATATAAGTgtaacacacacacgtgtgtgcgcgtgcgtgcgtgcgtgcgtgcgtgtgtgtgtgtaagtcagaggacaggagttggtcctctccttccaccatgtggttcctaaGGATTGAACTCACTTCATTAGGACCGGAAGCAAGCAAGGGCCCCCGCTGAGCTTCTATAGTTGAAATTCAACAGCTAGTCTAAAATAGGCCTACTATCTGAAACTAAATTTTAGCCAAATACAAAAACAGATGTTGATAATCTTGGTAGAGAaacaaaacatatatttaaaaaaaacaaagtacagAAAAGACATACTACAAATCTACTGACTTCTTCTAGACTGCCCTTTGGCAACCTAAGACATCCAATTAAGTTTGCAAAACAGGATGCTTCTAgcagcaaaaacacaaaacaaaatccaaaaaccagaaaaaaaaaaatcacgttcCTCAGACCTTGCATGagaataaaacacacatacactttccACATAACTGACATCTCTTAAGTATTTTCCTTATCCTCATCTGACTTAAGCCACTAAACAAATCCTCTATTCATGAGCAACTGTATGGACACACACCCAAAGTTCCCCCAGGGTACAGATCAACCAACTGATGCATTAAATCATATTTTGGGTcatcaaagaatttaaaagaaaaatacttcttTGGCCAAGGCTAAGCAGAGCTGGTAAAATAACAACACTTGACTGTTTATCATCGGTCAGCTGCAAGCCAAAAAGATAAACAAGTCAACCTACAGGTCAGTGCTTGATTCAATTACTTCtaagttttaaagaaattgttATAAGAAACAATCTCGGGTTCTCTTCCAGATGTTAGATAGGTCTGATGCTACTACAAGACAGGGATTCATCTCAAATGTCCCTTTTTCGTTCTTgtcattgttttgagacagtctccctgtgtggccctggctgacctgacactcactctgtagaggagcctgaccacaaactcacagagatctgcctgcttctgccttatCAAGTGTGTGACATCATGCCCAGCTAAGAACACCTTATCTCCTCTGCCTACCCAGGGAATAAAAAGTCCTAACTAGGTTTAGGAGATGTCTATCGCTCCAGCATCCATCCAGTCTATCTCCTGAGAACGTGTTATTAATAAGACTCCCCTTTCCGCAGCATCCCTGCTCTCTATGGGTTTggttgttgttctgtttgttgTTCAGCTTTatcctatatgtatgtatgtctggtgGGGGtaaccatggaggccagaaaagggctgTTAAgttctttggagctggagttatgggtgctTGTAAGATACCTGATATAGGAAGGTACTGGGACCCAAATTCAGAAGTGTCTAGAAGTGCATCAACAATGGTCTAGGACCCTAACACAGACATGCAGGAAGCACACATCCAGCTGAAAAGGCAACCAGCCATCTGGAACAATGGATGTTGTCTGTGAGAATTCAGCCAACTCAGACCTAACGTCATCTGTCTGTAAGGCATCTGTAAGGAACgtatatggattttttttcctgattcctAGTATAAAAACTACTTACATGTACAGACATTGCATAGGCATTATACAGGAAGAATGGCAACAGGCAATCTAGAGGTGATTCAAAGTACTCATTAGGTAAAGGATGTAGGCACATGAGACTTTGGTTCCCACAGAGGAATTCTGGAACGGAGCTCCTATGGAGCAGCGATGGGATGACTATATATGGAATTAAAATCAAAGCTAtgatataaagatggaaaactctGGAAAAGGTTACCAAACCTGACAGGACCACAGCTGGCTGGACTATTGGTTAGGTGCACTTGAGAATGCAGGGATTTAGAGAGCAGTTTAATCAGCTTCCCCAATACCTCGCTAAGTCCCCCAAATTTCTGTAACCCAGTGTCTTCAGGTATAAAATGAGCATCGTTAACAGAACCTACTGATAGCCATAAGAACCTTCAGGACTATTTAGCCCTCAGAAGAAAAAGATAGCTTTGTTTCTATGAATTTTAACTGAAAAATTAATCCGGTTATGAGGGAGATTGGTTCTACTTCAATGTCGGTCCAGGTACCAATTCTAACATGTTATGGCAGACTTTAATCAACATAGACCTCAATCCACTAAATTTTTCAATCGGAGTGGAAGAAGCCATCTTTAGATTCCCAATGCCCTTTAAGTGATGTGAATGTATTTACACGGCATCACCTACTTCAGCCAAAATGTTAAGATCAGAGTCGGTTATCAGACAGGCCATCTCAATAATCTGATCCTTCTCAATGTCCAATCCTGTcatctgcaaaataaaaataaataagaaataaaataaaagcgtATAACACATGAAATCATTTTTTTGTAAACCTCTTCTGCCCAAGTTTAATAGAGGTTCCTTTGTGCGAACCCCGCTTACATTCTAGGATCGGCAATGACTGACCCCTGGGCAGTATGGAGGTACTAAGTTCTGAGCACTCAGAAACTGCAACAGACACTATAAACAGTGAGCTAGAGCTATTGACAAACGTGTGTTTGTCCTGGGAACAGCCGCAAGGTAAACAAGATAGACACAACAGTCGATTACAGAAAAGTGAGCTCACTAACATTATCTATCTGAAGTTTATGAAAGTTTCCATATTTGTTCCTATTTGTTCCAACATCTGATCTTTCAGCATAATCTAACGTAAAAAGTTAACAACTAAACTTTTTGTAAGGAGAAAAGTGGGACTCGAGGCACGCCCAGGTATGAATGTGTTAAAACTAAAAAGGGTTCTGTTCCCAGTGCACTTTGAGTAACTTGAATCTTCAACTGGGGCctcaattttctcttttatggAATGAGGGGTAGGGCTGAGTCATCTCCTGAGTACCAACTAGCTTAAGCAACCTAGTTTTTTAAGGCTGGgaagtgggggcggggggggggcgctcAGAGTCACTGTCCTCACCCCTACCCTTGATCCTGAGCCCAGAGACACTAGAGCTTTAGGCAAATTCACACCTGGGTGGAGGTCGAGGCTGTGGAGAAGGAAGACACACGGATGGCTCCACCCAGATGGAAAGAAACCTCACAGTTCAACGCAGTCCCAGAACCGCGCAGAACTCCTGGCTCGGGCTCCCGGTGCTGTGCTCACCTGCCTCACCTGACACCCGAACCCCCGCCGCCTCCTGGAACAGGTGGGTCCTTCGGTCCCTTGCTCGCCTCCCCGCACCCCCAGCCGGACTCGCTCACCTCTAGGTCCACCCAGACCATCCGCTGAGCCATGCTCTCCCCTGCCGCCATGGCTGCGCCACCTTCGCTGACACCTCGAGCCTCGAACTGCCCGTGCCTGCCACCCACGCCCCGCAACAGCCTGGAGCCCAGGGATACGCCTAGCATCACCCGGCACGAGCCGCCACGGCCCCAGCCCCGCCGGCCCAACGCGCGCAGGCGCCACAGTCGCTAAACGTCGCAAACCCACGGGGAGGTGCCGGGAGAAGACTACAAGCTCCGACATGCTGTGCGCCGACTCGCCCTCCACAGCTATGCTTGGCTGCCGAAAGGGCTGGTGGGAGTGGGAGTCCTTGGTCCAGCCGccagctcccctcccccgccacgTGTTTTCGGATGTTACGGGACTCGCTTGTATTTCATAACTAAAGTTTGTCTGTTTCCAGGAGTTATCACTCCTTAGTTTTTATTAGTTCTGAGCCGCGGAGTTGAAAAGGTTTTACTTGGAAAAAGAATCTGATTATctgtttaagaattttttttaaatgcatctttCCCTTATTGCTACCTCCCCCCGCCACTTTTTTTTACCTGCCCCTCCCTTCCACGTATTGactatatttcttatttacttggAATCCGAGAATGACGTGCTATTTTGAGCTACAAAGCCAAATCCGCCATCATCGTTTAGAAGTCCTTAAATGGGCTCTTGTCTGAAAGATGACTTTGCACATATCAGGTGTTCCATAAATGTTCCTTTCCCGTCATTGGCAGAAGCCTTGTCTCATATTCCAGGTTGCCGAAACGTGTGGACTGTGTTTCGGTTGTTAGATCCTATACTACTCCACTTTTAAACTTCTCAAATTATGCCCTTGTATGATTTTTGCAGCCGACTAAAGCCGACTGAAATAGCTCTGCCTGATCTGTCCACTCTGATTCTGTCATCCATTCTGGTTTTGGTCAAAAGGTTCTTAATCTCCCACTATAGCTGCGGTTTTCACCAACTCCGCTGGAAGGGGCCTCTGTCAGGATCGCTTACATTTTAGCTTAGTAGCAAACACCTCCGCAAAGGGCAGTTTTGTCACGAACGTGCTCAGTCTTGAATCACATACTCTTGTGTCTTTTTCTGAAAGTTGGGTTGCCAGTAATTACAGAGCTTGTGGTTGGTGGCGTAGTAATCCCTACCTGGTGAGCTGGTTCTGTGAGACAAACATTGTTGCCTAATAAGAGCTGTAGAGATGCTGCAACCTACTAGTGGATTTCGGCTACTCAACCTGCCAAGCTTGGCCAGAGAAACGGAAAGATCTTGGAAATGTGCAGGAGATGTACAATTTCTCCGCAGCTAGAGACGTATGTTCTAACAGCATTGCCTAGTGAAGCACACTGTTACACTGTTTGGAGCTTGTAATCATTTGTGACCCTATTCATATGAAGGAGAACTCCATTAGCTTATAGAAACTTGttttggtgtttggttttgttgacttttttggtttgttttttgtttgtttgtttgggttttttttttttttttttggttttgggggtttttgttttgttttgttttgagacagagattcACTAGAGAACTCTAGGTAGCCTGGgactttgcctcctaagtgctggtattaaaggtgtccaccaccatgcctgaccataTAGAAACTTGAATCAGCTGGGCTTATTACCACTCTAAAGTAcctatttttttacattttgaaagaaTACCTTATGTTTGGCACATctttaggctggagagatggctaaaggGCTAAGAGCACTTGGCTGCTCTTGTAGGGAATGTAACCCCAATTCCATGGGATATGTTGTCCTCTTCAGGGCTCCATGGgcaccagtacacacacacacacaccacaaataaaatagttcttttttaaaaaatgaatcttcGGTGGTTGTATTTATCAGCCATGCCCATGATTTTTTCTTAGAACAATGAATGGTTGAAAGTACAGTTATGTAAATAGatcacaggaaaccctgtctcaaaagtcaacaGGAATGATGTGTAGACTTTTTTGAAATGTCCATGTTTATTCAGCTATAGTAATATGCTCCTGATTCAAGGGTAAGTACAGATTAATGTTGTTACCATAAATAAAACACTCATTTCCCCTCAATTCTGAAGaaatcacaaaacagaaaatggtaAAGGAAAGTGGGTTTGGATTTATACAGTTTCACCTAACTAGAGATACTGGATAGGTGTGCTAATTTCTTCCCTCCCATGTCTATGGCCACTTTTGGAGTTTGTACAAATCCATGTGACAAAGGCTAAAATTTagctgtgagacagggtctttcctgggaggaaggggaggtggcTTAGAAGTTGCATGCACTGTCCCTGTTTTTTGCTATAGAAACAGGGTTTTgtctatttgtttaatttttgtttgaaagaGGGTCTCATTCATTATATAGTCtcgactggcctcaaacttatgacagccttcctgcctcccacGTTCAGGGATTACAATGAGGTAACATCTTTGGCTCCAGAAATGTTTATGATTCATATCTCCTCCACATTCATTATTAAGTGTACCTTGTATGCAATGGCCACTCAGTTTTTCATTAGATCTGAAGTACACTTTATGTCAATTCAGTTTAACAAACACATGCTAAGTACTTACCACGTATGGCACAGTGGACTACAAAGCTGTTGGAATTTGGATCTGGACATCTGTCAAAGGCCAGAATGTTAAAGCCTTGGTTCAGCATCATGTGGAGAGCTTGTGAAAAACTTTAAAGGTCATGATAGACCTTCCAGTCATTGGAAGTATGACCTTGACAAGAATAGCGAGACCTCCactccttcctcctgctctgtTTCATCTCAACTGTGTGGGGGGAAGCTTGGCTCCAGTGCATGCTCCCCGCTAACATGCACCACCCTACCACAGGCCCAAAAGCAGTGACTCCACCTGACCCTGAacttaaacctctgaaaccgtgtGCAAAGCAAATCATTCTTGTTCCTCAGTTGCTATCTCAGGTACTTTGTCACTCTAATGGAAAGCCAACGCAAATGTCAAAGGATCCACTGATGAAGTTAGCTGATGTTTATTACAACTCATTAAAGTAGGggtctgtgtatttatttatttattgttggttGGTTTAAGGATTGGGGGGATTGTGTTGGTGGAGAGTATGTCAGCTCACAGTTTGGTAATACAGTCTTTCATGGCAGGGAGGTCCTGGCATCAGGAGCTTGAGGAAGCTGCTCAAGTTGAATCCATACTCAGGAAGCACAGAGGTAAATCTAAGACAGTTTTAATACTAAAATTAGGGTACTTTATTTTTGAGCTGGAGCTATTTCTTTGGTAAGTAAGGAAGTGACTACTTTCCTATCTGTGAAATGTTCCAAGACAATGgtacaaatgggaaaaaaatcctttGTCCTTGTCACCAGGAGCTAGGTCACCCTCTTGTTTCTCGGGCaaagaaatattaataacatttagaaaattatacttattgtttgtttttctaaagaaaagtatAGTGTACACTGATGTCAAAATAAAGCAAGATAATAAGGCTTGTAAAGATGTTTTAGTTATGCAAATTTGCTGAAGAGCATTCTTTACCAGATACACAAAAATTGCATCCAAATAAGCACAAGTCAAGATATCTGGATTATACTGTTAAGCACAAAAACGACCAAGTGCAATGAGAGAGGcgaaatgaaaacaaaggctgGAATGACACTCAGCTAACAAACTGATTACTTGCTGGCAAATGGGAAGGAACAGTTAGAAGAAGCAAGAGTGGGGTGATACTTCCCAACATAcacatgtttttggttttgagtcATACAAGTATATTATTTGTTCCAAGggtttaaaaactttaaaaagaatacaagTAGTTATACTTTAAAATGGATTATCAATACATCTTTGtatatcaaaatcagaaataaaaaaaatattacaatgGCGCCAATTTTGCCTTTCATTTATTGGGGCACAAACTATATAGTTGCATAAGTAGTTAGATCCCGGTCACCTTTTCTATTatcatttagagaaaaaaatattgaaattacaAAATCAAACAACCTCAAATTTTTTATTTGGTGTATTGGTTCTGTTGCTGCTGTTAGTGTCCGTATACACGTACATGGGGAAAGGCACACATGTAGACCACGGCGTCTGCAAGTCAGAGGACGAttttcaggaatcagttctctccttctccttgttTAAAGGCATGGTCTCTCTTACTGTTTCTGCCCTGCTCTATATTCCAGACAAACTGACCTTTGATCCTTCAGTcaaacctcctgtctctgcctcccatttcactgaaggaatgctgggattgcagatgcatGCCACCACATACAGCTTGGGCGGgggggtgtttgagacagggtttctctgtgtagcccttgctgccctggagctcactctgtagaccaggctggcctggaactcagagatccacctacctctgcccctctctgcctcctctgcctctgcctggaggatgctggaattaaaggtgtgtgtgtgccctaCAACACATTCTGCTTTTTTAATGTGG
Protein-coding sequences here:
- the Rexo2 gene encoding oligoribonuclease, mitochondrial, which translates into the protein MLGVSLGSRLLRGVGGRHGQFEARGVSEGGAAMAAGESMAQRMVWVDLEMTGLDIEKDQIIEMACLITDSDLNILAEGPNLIIKQPDELLDSMSDWCKEHHGKSGLTKAVKESTITLQQAEYEFLSFVRQQTPPGLCPLAGNSVHADKKFLDKYMPQFMKHLHYRIIDVSTVKELCRRWYPEDYEFAPKKAASHRALDDISESIKELQFYRNNIFKRKTDEKKRKIIENGENEKTVS